From the Cyclopterus lumpus isolate fCycLum1 chromosome 25, fCycLum1.pri, whole genome shotgun sequence genome, one window contains:
- the myo7aa gene encoding myosin VIIAa: MYKHREYVELYEKDLAKWALLRNVNTVMKHSTLLPGDYVWLDLKTGQEFEVPIGAVVKLCDSGQIQVLDDEGNEHWISPQNATNIKPMHPTSIHGVEDMIRLGDLNEAGILRNLLIRYREKLIYTYTGSILVAVNPYQLLPIYTADQIRLYTNKKIGELPPHIFAIADNCYFNMQRNNRDQCCIISGESGAGKTESTKLILQFLAAISGQHSWIEQQVLEANPILEAFGNAKTIRNDNSSRFGKYIDIHFNKRGAIEGAKIEQYLLEKSRVCRQAHDERNYHVFYCMLKGMTAEEKKKLGLSKATDFTYLTMGNCTMCDGRDDMKEYSNIRSAMKVLMFTDKENWEISKLLAAILHMGNIRYEARTYDNLDACEVVRSPHLTTAATLLEVVSKDLMNCMTSRTLITRGETVSTPLSMEQALDVRDAFVKGIYGRLFVWIVEKINAAIYKPTSSQPKALRRSIGLLDIFGFENFTVNSFEQLCINFANENLQQFFVRHVFKLEQEEYNLEHINWQHIEFTDNQDALDMIAIKPMNIISLIDEESRFPKGTDTTMLNKLNFQHKLNTYYIPPKNNHETQFGIQHFAGVVYYETRGFLEKNRDTLYGDIIQLVHSSKNKFIKQIFQADVAMGAETRKRSPTLSSQFKRSLELLMRTLSVCQPFFVRCIKPNEYKKPMLFDRELCVRQLRYSGMMETIRIRRAGYPIRYTFVEFVDRYRVLMPGVKPAYKQEDLRGTCQRIAEAVLGRDDDWKMGKTKIFLKDHHDMLLEIERDKAITDKVILIQKVVRGFKDRSNFLKMRKSAVLIQKLWRGYQCRKNYGAMRAGFSRLQALVRSRKLCASYNVARQRITGFQGRCRGFLVRRAFRHRLWAVITIQAYTRGMIARRLYKRLKGEYRRRLEAEKMRLAEETKLRNQMSAKRAKAEAERKHQERLAKLAKEDAEQEKKEKEEARRKKEMVEQMEKARLEPVNDSDLVDKMFGFLGTTTSFPGQEGQAPAGFEDLERTHRELEEEDLDEALPLPEDDEEEDLSEYKFAKYAATYFQGTTTHTYVRRPLKQPLLFHDDEGDQLAALAVWITVLRFMGDLPEPKYHTAISDGSEKIPVMTKIYETLGKKTYKRELQALQGEGETPHADGHKKNSVRHKLVSLTLKKKSKITEEVTKRLNDGEHGLHGNSMLEDRPTSNLEKLHFIIGNGILRPGLRDEIYCQICKQLSQNPSKSSHARGWILISLCVGCFAPSDKFVKYLRNFINSGPPGYAPYCEERLRRTFVNGTRTQPPSWLELQATKSKKPIMLPVTFMDGTTKTLLTDSATTAKELCNALSDKINLQDRFGFSLYIALFDKVSSLGSGNDHVMDAVSQCEQYAKEQGAQERNAPWRLFFRKEIFTPWHSPTEDQVATNLIYQQTVRGVKFGEYRCDRDDLAELASQQYYVDYGSEILLERLLSLIPSYVPDRDISSSRTVEKWAHFIMAAHKKGIYTQKRFDPQKVKEEVVDFARHKWPLLFSRFYEAFKFSGPSLPKNDLIVAVNWTGVYFVDEQEQVLLELSFPEITAVSSSSGGKLQSQSFTLATIKGDEYTFTSNNAEDIRDLVVTFLEGLRKRSKFVVALQDNPNPTGEESTFLSFMKGDLILLDQDTGEQVLNSGWAHGVNERTNQRGDFPADCVYVLPSVTRPQQEIMALITMTPDQRQESVRVSQIVLPESDDRTKPYTLEEFSYDYFRPPPKHTLSRVMVTKNRGKDKMWSCTREPLKQPLLKKVVNHEELAQDACMSFIAMMKYTGDYPSKRTRSVNELTDQIFEGALKAEPLKDEIYCQIIKQLTDNHVKYSEEKGWELLWLCTGLFPPSNALLPHIQRFLQSKKHHPLSGDCMQRLHKALRNGSRKYPPHLVEVEAIQHKTTQIFHKVYFPDDTDEAFEVESSTKAKDFCQNIATRLLLKSPEGFSLFVKISDKVISVPEGDFFFDFVRHLTDWIKKSRPAKDGIVPSLTYQVFFMKKLWTNTVPGKDSFADSIFHYYQELPKYLRGYHKCSREEVFQLAALIYRVKFEDDKSHFPTIPKMLRELVPHDLIRQMSPDDWKRSVVAYFNKQAGKSREEAKLMFLKTIYKWPTFGSAFFEVKQTTEPNFPEILLIAINKHGVSLIDPKTKDILTTHPFTKISNWSSGNTYFHITIGNLVRGSKLLCETSLGYKMDDLLTSYISQMLTTMNKQRSGPRHSK; the protein is encoded by the exons ATGTACAAGCACCGGGAATATGTGGAACTCTATGAGAAGGATCTGGCCAAATGGGCGCTGCTACGCAACGTCAACACTGTGATGAAACACAGCACGCTGCTGCCG GGCGACTATGTCTGGTTGGACTTGAAGACCGGTCAGGAGTTTGAGGTGCCGATCGGtgcggtggtcaaactctgtgACTCGGGACAGATCCAGGTATTGGATGACGAAGGAAAC GAGCACTGGATCTCCCCCCAGAATGCCACCAACATCAAGCCAATGCATCCCACCTCCATCCACGGTGTGGAGGACATGATCCGCCTAGGAGACCTCAACGAAGCTGGTATCCTCCGCAACCTGCTCATCAGATACAGAGAAAAGCTCATATAT ACGTACACCGGCTCCATCCTGGTGGCCGTCAACCCCTACCAGCTGCTGCCCATCTACACGGCCGACCAGATTCGCCTCTACACTAACAAGAAGATCGGCGAATTGCCGCCCCACATCTTCGCCATCGCTGACAACTGTTACTTCAACATGCAGAGGAACAACCGCGACCAGTGCTGCATCATCAG TGGTGAGTCCGGAGCGGGGAAAACAGAAAGCACCAAACTGATCCTGCAGTTCCTGGCAGCCATTAGCGGTCAACACTCTTGGATAGAACAGCAGGTCCTGGAGGCCAACCCTATACTAGAag CCTTTGGTAACGCTAAAACCATCCGCAATGACAACTCGTCTCGTTTTGGGAAATACATCGACATCCATTTCAACAAAAGAGGAGCCATAGAGGGAGCCAAGATCGAGCAATACCTGCTGGAGAAATCCAGAGTCTGTCGACAG GCCCACGATGAGAGGAACTACCACGTCTTCTACTGCATGCTGAAGGGCATGActgcagaggagaagaaaaaactgGGACTCAGCAAGGCCACTGACTTCACCTACCTGACCATG ggtAACTGCACAATGTGTGATGGCCGAGACGACATGAAAGAGTACTCCAACATCCGCTCTGCAATGAAG GTGCTAATGTTCACAGACAAAGAGAACTGGGAGATTTCTAAACTGCTGGCTGCTATATTACACATGGGGAACATCAGATACGAAG CTCGTACCTACGACAACCTGGATGCCTGCGAGGTGGTCCGCAGCCCTCACCTCACCACTGCTGCTACGCTGCtggag gtgGTTAGTAAGGACCTGATGAACTGTATGACCAGCCGAACTCTGATCACCAGAGGAGAGACCGTCTCCACCCCCCTCAGCATGGAACAAGCTCTGGATGTACGGGACGCTTTTGTTAAG ggaATTTACGGCCGCTTGTTTGTGTGGATCGTGGAGAAGATCAACGCGGCCATTTACAAGCCGACTTCCTCACAGCCCAAAGCTCTCAGACGCTCCATCGGACTGCTGGACATCTTTGGCTTTGAGAACTTCACTGTCAACAG CTTTGAGCAGCTGTGCATCAACTTCGCCAACGAGAACCTGCAGCAGTTCTTCGTCCGGCACGTCttcaagctggagcaggaggagtacaACCTGGAGCACATCAACTGGCAGCACATCGAGTTCACTGACAACCAGGACGCCCTGGACATGATCGCCATCAAACCCATGAACATCATCTCACTCATCGACGAAGAGAGCCGGTTCCCCAAG ggCACGGACACCACCATGCTGAACAAGCTGAACTTTCAGCACAAGCTCAACACATACTACATCCCTCCAAAGAACAACCACGAGACCCAGTTTGGCATCCAGCACTTTGCTGGAGTGGTTTACTACGAAACGAGAG gcTTCCTGGAGAAGAACAGAGACACTTTATACGGTGACATCATCCAGCTGGTTCACTCCTCTAAGAACAAGTTCATCAAACAGATCTTCCAGGCTGACGTCGCTATG ggGGCAGAGACCAGGAAGCGTTCGCCCACTCTGAGCAGTCAGTTTAAGAGATCTCTGGAGCTGCTGATGAGAACTCTGAGCGTCTGTCAGCCATTCTTCGTCCGCTGCATCAAACCCAACGAGTACAAGAAGCCCATG ttgtttgACAGGGAGCTGTGTGTGCGTCAGCTGAGGTACTCGGGCATGATGGAGACCATTCGCATCCGTCGGGCCGGATACCCCATCCGCTACACCTTCGTGGAGTTTGTCGACCGCTACCGGGTGCTCATGCCTGGAGTCAAACCGGCCtacaaacag GAGGACCTGAGGGGAACCTGCCAGAGGATCGCCGAGGCGGTGCTCGGCAGGGACGATGACTGGAAGATGGGAAAGACCAAGATCTTCCTCAAG GATCACCATGACATGCTGCTGGAGATCGAGAGAGACAAGGCCATCACAGACAAGGTCATCCTCATCCAGAAGGTGGTTAGAGGTTTTAAAGACAG GTCTAACTTCCTGAAGATGAGGAAGTCGGCTGTGTTGATCCAAAAGCTGTGGAGAGGGTACCAGTGTCGGAAGAATTATGGAGCT ATGCGAGCGGGCTTCTCTCGCCTCCAGGCTCTGGTTCGTTCCAGGAAGCTGTGTGCGTCGTACAACGTCGCCCGTCAGCGAATCACAGGCTTCCAGGGCCGCTGTCGGGGCTTCTTGGTGCGCCGGGCGTTCAGACACCGACTGTGGGCCGTCATCACCATCCAGGCCTACACCAGAGGCATGATCGCTCGCCGGTTGTACAAGAGGCTGAAGGgggag TACCGCAGGAGGCTGGAGGCGGAGAAGATGCGTCTGGCTGAGGAGACCAAGCTGAGGAATCAGATGTCCGCAAAGCGAGCGAAGGCCGAGGCTGAGCGCAAACACCAG GAGCGTTTGGCCAAGCTGGCCAAAGAGGACGccgagcaggagaagaaggagaaggaggaggcccggaggaagaaggagatggTGGAGCAGATGGAGAAGGCTCGTTTGGAGCCCGTCAACGACTCCGACCTGGTGGACAAAATGTTCGGCTTCCTGGGGACGACGACCTCTTTCCCGGGCCAGGAGGGCCAGGCCCCTGCCGGCTTTGAG GACCTGGAGCGGACCCAtcgggagctggaggaggaggatctggaCGAGGCTCTTCCTCTGCCTGAGGACGACGAAGAGGAGGATCTATCGGAGTACAAGTTTGCCAAGTACGCCGCCACCTACTTCCAGGGCACCACCACGCACACTTACGTCCGGCGGCCTCTCAAACAGCCTCTGCTGTTCCACGACGACGAGGGAGACCAGCTG GCTGCTCTAGCGGTGTGGATCACAGTGCTGAGGTTCATGGGAGATCTGCCGGAGCCCAAGTACCACACGGCCATCAGCGACGGGAGCGAGAAGATCCCCGTGATGACCAAAATCTACGAGACGCTGGGGAAGAAGACGTACAAGAGAGAGCTGCAGGcgctgcagggggagggggag ACGCCTCACGCTGACGGCCACAAGAAGAACAGCGTCCGACACAAACTGGTGTCCCTCACCCTGAAGAAGAAATCCAAGATCACTGAGgag GTCACCAAGCGCCTTAACGACGGCGAGCACGGTCTCCACGGCAACAGCATGCTGGAGGACCGGCCAACGTCCAACCTGGAGAAACTTCACTTCATCATCGGCAACGGGATCCTGAGACCAGGgctgag ggacGAGATCTACTGTCAGATCTGCAAGCAGCTGAGTCAGAACCCGTCCAAGAGTTCTCACGCTCGTGGCTGGATCctcatttctctgtgtgtcggCTGCTTCGCCCCCTCAGACAAGTTTGTCAAG TACCTGAGGAACTTCATCAACAGCGGGCCGCCGGGTTACGCTCCGTACTGCGAAGAGAGACTGAGACGGACGTTTGTCAACGGGACGAGGACACAGCCTCCCTCCTGGCTGGAGCTGCAG GCCACCAAGTCGAAGAAGCCCATCATGCTGCCGGTGACGTTCATGGACGGCACCACCAAAACACTGCTGACGGACTCCGCCACCACGGCCAAGGAGCTCTGCAACGCCCTGTCCGATAAAATCAACCTGCAGGACCGCTTCGGGTTCTCGCTCTACATCGCACTGTTTGACAAG GTCTCGTCTTTGGGCAGTGGGAACGACCATGTGATGGACGCCGTGTCGCAGTGCGAGCAGTACGCCAAGGAGCAGGGAGCCCAGGAGAGGAACGCCCCCTGGAGGCTGTTCTTCAGGAAGGAGATCTTCACGCCCTGGCACTCCCCCACCGAGGACCAGGTCGCCACCAACCTCATCTACCAACAAACCGTCAGGGGCGTCAAGTTCGGGGAGTACCGCTGCGACAGA GACGACCTGGCAGAACTGGCTTCTCAGCAGTATTATGTGGACTACGGTTCGGAGATCCTTCTGGAGCGCCTGCTGAGCCTCATCCCCTCCTACGTCCCCGATAGAGACATCAGCAGCTCCAGGACGGTGGAGAAATGGGCTCATTTCATCATGGCTGCGCACAAAAAG GGCATCTACACCCAGAAGAGGTTTGACCCTCagaaggtgaaggaggaagtggtggactTCGCTCGACACAAGTGGCCTCTGCTTTTCTCTCGTTTCTACGAAGCCTTCAAGTTCTCAG gtCCCAGTCTGCCTAAAAACGACCTGATCGTCGCCGTCAACTGGACCGGGGTTTATTTTGTAGACGAGCAGGAGCAGGTCCTCCTGGAGCTCTCCTTCCCAGAAATCACTGCAGTTTCCAGCAGCAG TGGAGGAAAGTTACAGAGTCAGAGTTTCACTTTGGCGACCATCAAAGGAGACGAGTACACCTTCACCTCCAACAACGCGGAGGACATCCGTGACCTGGTGGTGACCTTCCTGGAAGGCCTGAGGAAGAGGTCCAAGTTTGTGGTCGCGTTGCAGGACAACCCCAACCCCA cTGGGGAGGAGTCCACGTTCCTGAGCTTCATGAAGGGAGACCTGATCCTGTTGGACCAGGACACCGGCGAGCAGGTGCTCAACTCTGGTTGGGCACACGGCGTCAACGAACGAACCAATCAGAGAGGAGATTTCCCAGCCGACTGCGTCTACGTCCTGCCCTCTGTGACCCGACCTCAGCAAGAAATAATG GCGCTGATCACCATGACACCGGACCAGCGACAGGAGTCGGTTCGTGTTTCGCAGATCGTCCTGCCGGAGAGCGACGACAGGACGAAACCATACACGCTGGAGGAGTTCAGCTACGACTActtcag GCCACCTCCCAAACACACCCTGAGCAGGGTGATGGTCACTAAGAACCGTGGGAAGGACAAGATGTGGAGCTGCACCAGAGAGCCGCTGAAGCAGCCGCTGCTGAAAAAGGTCGTCAACCACGAGGAGCTGGCTCAGGACGCCTGCATGTCCTTCATAG CTATGATGAAGTACACGGGCGACTACCCGTCCAAGCGGACGCGCTCCGTGAACGAGCTGACGGACCAGATCTTTGAAGGAGCGCTGAAGGCGGAGCCTCTGAAAGACGAGATCTACTGTCAGATCATCAAGCAGCTCACCGACAACCACGTGAA GTACAGTGAGGAGAAAGGCTGGGAGCTGCTGTGGTTGTGTACTGGTCTGTTTCCTCCCAGTAACGCGCTGCTGCCGCACATCCAGCGCTTCCTCCAGTCTAAGAAACACCACCCCCTCTCTGGAGACTGCATGCAGAGGCTGCACAAGGCTCTACG TAACGGATCCAGGAAGTACCCCCCTCATCTGGTGGAAGTGGAGGCGATCCAACACAAGACAACCCAGATCTTCCACAAAGTTTACTTCCCCGACGATACCGACGAG GCGTTTGAGGTGGAGTCCAGCACCAAAGCCAAGGACTTCTGCCAGAACATCGCCACCAGACTGCTGCTCAAATCCCCCGAAGGCTTCAGCCTCTTCGTTAAGATCTCagacaag gtgatcAGTGTGCCAGAGGGGGATTTCTTCTTTGACTTTGTCAGACATTTGACGGATTGGATCAAGAAATCTCGACCTGCTAAAGATG GGATTGTTCCCTCTCTGACCTATCAGGTGTTCTTCATGAAGAAGTTGTGGACCAACACGGTTCCAGGGAAGGACTCCTTCGCCGACTCTATCTTCCACTACTATCAG GAGCTCCCTAAGTACTTGCGTGGCTACCACAAGTGTTCACGGGAAGAGGTTTTCCAACTTGCAGCGCTCATCTACCGCGTCAAGTTTGAGGATGACAAATCCCACTTTCCTACAATTCCCAAGATGCTTCGGGAGCTGGTTCCCCATGACCTCATTCGTCAGATGTCACCAGATGACTGGAAAAGG TCGGTGGTCGCATACTTCAACAAGCAGGCCGGTAAATCAAGAGAAGAAGCCAAACTGATGTTTCTGAAGACCATCTACAAATGGCCGACCTTTGGCTCCGCCTTCTTCGAGGTCAAG CAAACCACAGAGCCCAACTTCCCAGAAATCCTGCTGATCGCCATAAACAAGCATGGAGTCAGCCTCATCGACCCGAAGACAAAG gaCATCCTCACCACCCACCCTTTCACCAAGATCTCCAACTGGAGCAGTGGGAACACCTACTTCCATATCACCATCGGCAACCTGGTCAGAGGAAGCAAACTGCTGTGTGAGACTTCGCTG GGCTACAAGATGGACGACCTGCTGACCTCTTACATCAGCCAGATGCTGACCACCATGAACAAGCAGCGCTCCGGGCCGCGCCACAGCAAGTGA